In Oncorhynchus clarkii lewisi isolate Uvic-CL-2024 chromosome 2, UVic_Ocla_1.0, whole genome shotgun sequence, one DNA window encodes the following:
- the LOC139420142 gene encoding CCR4-NOT transcription complex subunit 10-like isoform X1, which yields MADNNTDQEKAIAANALEAFTAGNYEESLKHLGKLQELNKEDYKIALNKAIAEFYKSGQTTTCTLKQTLIAMKNQVHTSMEDIDGLDDVENSLLYYNQAIIHYHMRQYSEAIAIGERLYQFLEPFEEKFALAVCFLLVDLYLLTYQPEKALHLLAVLEKLSVQGNNKNGKGESVNSANKDGRNQKAEFIGMIEAAKSKMHQYKVRAYIQMKSSKACKREIKSVMNTAGNSASSLFLKSNFEYLRGNYRKAVKLLNSSNIAEHPGAIKTGECVRCMFWNNLGCIHFAMGKHNLGIFYFKKALQENDHTCAQLGDGGATGNGQSKQFSGIPMCALLANKRYELLYNCGIQLLHIGRPLAAFDCLMDAVQVYHSNPGLWLRLAECCIAANKGSLEQDNKGLPSKKGIVQAIVGQGYHRKIILASQSTQNTIYSDGQSAAIPVASMEFAAICLRNGLVLLPDHQQQENKAENGSKTTSQSGSTESGSENSDACSGKGQEGDKFLSAAPSSPLRKQEVENLRCSLLACSAYVALVLGDNLMALNHAEKLLHQTKLSGSLKFLGHLYAAEALISLDRISEAIGHLNPENVTDVSMGVLSSEQDQGPDKGDLEPVESSGKQTPLCYPSTVSSARAIMLFNLGSAYCLRSEYEKARKCLHQAASMVNTKEIPPEAILLAVYLELQNGNTQLALQIIKRNQLLPSVLQAPSPDTRKKPVPSSFQPVQPPIQMPSPFTTVQRK from the exons ATGGCAGATAACAACACAG ACCAAGAAAAAGCAATAGCTGCAAATGCGTTGGAAGCGTTTACG GCTGGAAACTATGAGGAATCTTTGAAACACCTTGGAAAGCTGCAAGAGTTGAACAAGGAGGACTACAAGATTGCTTTGAATAAAGCAATAGCTGAATTCTACAAGAGCGGCCAAACCACCACATGCACCCTGAAGCAGACTCTTATTGCAATGAAAAACCAG GTTCACACTTCAATGGAGGATATTGATGGTTTGGATGATGTAGAAAACAGTCTGCTCTACTACAATCAAGCTATCATTCACTACCACATGAGACAGTACTCCGAAGCTATTGCTATTGGAGAGCGGCTGTACCAGTTTCTGGAGCCGTTTG AAGAGAAGTTTGCTCTGGCGGTCTGCTTCTTGCTGGTGGATCTGTACCTGCTAACGTACCAGCCAGAGAAGGCCCTCCATCTCCTTGCTGTGCTGGAGAAACTGTCTGTACAGGGAAATAACAAGAACGGCAAAGGGGAG AGTGTCAACAGCGCCAACAAAGATGGTCGGAACCAGAAGGCAGAGTTCATTGGCATGATCGAAGCGGCAAAATCCAAAATGCACCAG TACAAAGTGCGAGCGTACATTCAGATGAAGTCATCAAAGGCCTGCAAAAGGGAGATCAAGTCTGTGATGAACACAGCAGGGAAT TCTGCTTCCTCACTCTTCCTCAAGAGTAACTTTGAGTACCTGAGAGGAAACTACCGCAAAGCAGTGAAGCTCTTAAACAGCTCCAACATCGCAGAGCACCCTGGGGCCATCAAAACAG GTGAATGTGTGCGCTGTATGTTCTGGAACAACCTGGGTTGCATACACTTTGCCATGGGGAAACACAACCTAGGTATATTCTACTTCAAAAAGGCCCTGCAGGAGAACGACCACACGTGTGCACAGCTGGGGGACGGTGGGGCGACGGGGAACGGGCAAT CTAAGCAGTTCTCGGGCATCCCCATGTGTGCGCTGCTAGCCAACAAGCGTTATGAGCTGCTGTATAACTGTGGGATCCAGCTGCTGCACATCGGCCGGCCCCTGGCGGCCTTCGACTGTCTGATGGATGCTGTGCAGGTGTACCACTCTAACCCTGGCCTCTGGTTACGGTTGGCTGAGTGCTGCATTGCTGCCAACAAGGGT AGCTTAGAACAAGACAACAAGGGTCTTCCGAGTAAAAAGGGTATCGTTCAGGCCATCGTTGGGCAGGGCTACCATCGCAAGATCATCCTGGCATCACAGTCCACCCAGAACACAATCTACAG tgatggGCAGTCTGCAGCCATTCCGGTGGCCAGTATGGAGTTTGCAGCGATCTGTCTGAGGAACGGCCTGGTCCTCCTCCCTGATCACCAGCAGCAGGAGAACAAGGCAGAGAACGGCTCCAAGAcaaccagccagtcaggcagCACAGAGAGCGGCTCAGAGAACAGCGACGCCTGCAG TGGGAAAGGTCAAGAAGGAGACAAGTTCCTTTCTGCAGCACCGTCTTCACCTCTGAGGAAACAGGAGGTTGAAAACCTCAG GTGTTCCCTCCTGGCCTGCAGTGCCTACGTGGCCCTGGTGTTAGGAGACAACCTGATGGCCCTGAACCATGCAGAGAAGCTCCTTCACCAGACCAAGCTGTCTGGATCACTCAA GTTCCTGGGACACCTGTATGCTGCAGAGGCCCTTATATCCCTGGACCGGATCTCAGAGGCCATCGGTCACCTCAACCCAGAGAACGTCACTGATGTCTCCATGGGGGTGTTGTCCAGCGAGCAGGACCAAG GGCCAGATAAAGGGGATCTGGAGCCTGTCGAGTCAt CAGGGAAGCAGACTCCTCTGTGTTACCCCAGCACAGTGAGCTCAGCCCGGGCCATAATGCTGTTCAACCTGGGCAGTGCCTATTGTCTGAGGAGTGAGTACGAGAAGGCCCGCAAGTGCCTGCATCAG GCCGCCTCCATGGTGAACACCAAGGAGATTCCTCCTGAAGCCATCTTACTGGCTGTCTACCTGGAGCTGCAGAACG ggaACACACAGCTCGCCCTGCAGATCATCAAACGTAACCAGCTCCTCCCGTCAGTGCTCCAGGCGCCCTCTCCAGACACACGAAAGAAGCCTGTTCCCTCCTCTTTCCAGCCTGTCCAACCACCCATCCAGATGCCCTCACCCTTCACAACAGTCCAGCGCAAATGA
- the LOC139420142 gene encoding CCR4-NOT transcription complex subunit 10-like isoform X2 — protein sequence MADNNTDQEKAIAANALEAFTAGNYEESLKHLGKLQELNKEDYKIALNKAIAEFYKSGQTTTCTLKQTLIAMKNQVHTSMEDIDGLDDVENSLLYYNQAIIHYHMRQYSEAIAIGERLYQFLEPFEKFALAVCFLLVDLYLLTYQPEKALHLLAVLEKLSVQGNNKNGKGESVNSANKDGRNQKAEFIGMIEAAKSKMHQYKVRAYIQMKSSKACKREIKSVMNTAGNSASSLFLKSNFEYLRGNYRKAVKLLNSSNIAEHPGAIKTGECVRCMFWNNLGCIHFAMGKHNLGIFYFKKALQENDHTCAQLGDGGATGNGQSKQFSGIPMCALLANKRYELLYNCGIQLLHIGRPLAAFDCLMDAVQVYHSNPGLWLRLAECCIAANKGSLEQDNKGLPSKKGIVQAIVGQGYHRKIILASQSTQNTIYSDGQSAAIPVASMEFAAICLRNGLVLLPDHQQQENKAENGSKTTSQSGSTESGSENSDACSGKGQEGDKFLSAAPSSPLRKQEVENLRCSLLACSAYVALVLGDNLMALNHAEKLLHQTKLSGSLKFLGHLYAAEALISLDRISEAIGHLNPENVTDVSMGVLSSEQDQGPDKGDLEPVESSGKQTPLCYPSTVSSARAIMLFNLGSAYCLRSEYEKARKCLHQAASMVNTKEIPPEAILLAVYLELQNGNTQLALQIIKRNQLLPSVLQAPSPDTRKKPVPSSFQPVQPPIQMPSPFTTVQRK from the exons ATGGCAGATAACAACACAG ACCAAGAAAAAGCAATAGCTGCAAATGCGTTGGAAGCGTTTACG GCTGGAAACTATGAGGAATCTTTGAAACACCTTGGAAAGCTGCAAGAGTTGAACAAGGAGGACTACAAGATTGCTTTGAATAAAGCAATAGCTGAATTCTACAAGAGCGGCCAAACCACCACATGCACCCTGAAGCAGACTCTTATTGCAATGAAAAACCAG GTTCACACTTCAATGGAGGATATTGATGGTTTGGATGATGTAGAAAACAGTCTGCTCTACTACAATCAAGCTATCATTCACTACCACATGAGACAGTACTCCGAAGCTATTGCTATTGGAGAGCGGCTGTACCAGTTTCTGGAGCCGTTTG AGAAGTTTGCTCTGGCGGTCTGCTTCTTGCTGGTGGATCTGTACCTGCTAACGTACCAGCCAGAGAAGGCCCTCCATCTCCTTGCTGTGCTGGAGAAACTGTCTGTACAGGGAAATAACAAGAACGGCAAAGGGGAG AGTGTCAACAGCGCCAACAAAGATGGTCGGAACCAGAAGGCAGAGTTCATTGGCATGATCGAAGCGGCAAAATCCAAAATGCACCAG TACAAAGTGCGAGCGTACATTCAGATGAAGTCATCAAAGGCCTGCAAAAGGGAGATCAAGTCTGTGATGAACACAGCAGGGAAT TCTGCTTCCTCACTCTTCCTCAAGAGTAACTTTGAGTACCTGAGAGGAAACTACCGCAAAGCAGTGAAGCTCTTAAACAGCTCCAACATCGCAGAGCACCCTGGGGCCATCAAAACAG GTGAATGTGTGCGCTGTATGTTCTGGAACAACCTGGGTTGCATACACTTTGCCATGGGGAAACACAACCTAGGTATATTCTACTTCAAAAAGGCCCTGCAGGAGAACGACCACACGTGTGCACAGCTGGGGGACGGTGGGGCGACGGGGAACGGGCAAT CTAAGCAGTTCTCGGGCATCCCCATGTGTGCGCTGCTAGCCAACAAGCGTTATGAGCTGCTGTATAACTGTGGGATCCAGCTGCTGCACATCGGCCGGCCCCTGGCGGCCTTCGACTGTCTGATGGATGCTGTGCAGGTGTACCACTCTAACCCTGGCCTCTGGTTACGGTTGGCTGAGTGCTGCATTGCTGCCAACAAGGGT AGCTTAGAACAAGACAACAAGGGTCTTCCGAGTAAAAAGGGTATCGTTCAGGCCATCGTTGGGCAGGGCTACCATCGCAAGATCATCCTGGCATCACAGTCCACCCAGAACACAATCTACAG tgatggGCAGTCTGCAGCCATTCCGGTGGCCAGTATGGAGTTTGCAGCGATCTGTCTGAGGAACGGCCTGGTCCTCCTCCCTGATCACCAGCAGCAGGAGAACAAGGCAGAGAACGGCTCCAAGAcaaccagccagtcaggcagCACAGAGAGCGGCTCAGAGAACAGCGACGCCTGCAG TGGGAAAGGTCAAGAAGGAGACAAGTTCCTTTCTGCAGCACCGTCTTCACCTCTGAGGAAACAGGAGGTTGAAAACCTCAG GTGTTCCCTCCTGGCCTGCAGTGCCTACGTGGCCCTGGTGTTAGGAGACAACCTGATGGCCCTGAACCATGCAGAGAAGCTCCTTCACCAGACCAAGCTGTCTGGATCACTCAA GTTCCTGGGACACCTGTATGCTGCAGAGGCCCTTATATCCCTGGACCGGATCTCAGAGGCCATCGGTCACCTCAACCCAGAGAACGTCACTGATGTCTCCATGGGGGTGTTGTCCAGCGAGCAGGACCAAG GGCCAGATAAAGGGGATCTGGAGCCTGTCGAGTCAt CAGGGAAGCAGACTCCTCTGTGTTACCCCAGCACAGTGAGCTCAGCCCGGGCCATAATGCTGTTCAACCTGGGCAGTGCCTATTGTCTGAGGAGTGAGTACGAGAAGGCCCGCAAGTGCCTGCATCAG GCCGCCTCCATGGTGAACACCAAGGAGATTCCTCCTGAAGCCATCTTACTGGCTGTCTACCTGGAGCTGCAGAACG ggaACACACAGCTCGCCCTGCAGATCATCAAACGTAACCAGCTCCTCCCGTCAGTGCTCCAGGCGCCCTCTCCAGACACACGAAAGAAGCCTGTTCCCTCCTCTTTCCAGCCTGTCCAACCACCCATCCAGATGCCCTCACCCTTCACAACAGTCCAGCGCAAATGA